A single genomic interval of Eurosta solidaginis isolate ZX-2024a chromosome 3, ASM4086904v1, whole genome shotgun sequence harbors:
- the LOC137243101 gene encoding UPF0587 protein CG4646 translates to MVRVGLQISATLENIERIETCHPNYSFFVKVKCTNCGETSEKWHDITESERLQGASDSRNPDGFNFYMKCKMCSRENSIDIVEKTNEPYTQDDAGKFKAIVVFDCRGVEPVEFSPRAGWIVHSAENGQKFEDVDLSEDDWVEYDQKNKNSVGVYEFASQFVKLKK, encoded by the exons ATGGTACGCGTTGGTTTACAAATTTCGGCTACGCTCGAAAATATCGAAAGAATTGAAACCTGTCATCCAAATTACTCATTTTTCGTAAAAGTAAAATGTACAAATTGCGGAGAGACTTCCGAGAAATGGCACGACATAACCGAGTCAGAGCGCTTGCAAGGTGCGAGTGATAGCCGTAATCCTGatggttttaatttttatatgaaatgTAAAATGTGTAGTCGCGAAAATAGCATTGACATTGTAGAGAAGACAAATG AACCCTACACTCAAGACGATGCTGGAAAATTCAAAGCTATTGTTGTTTTCGATTGCCGAGGTGTGGAGCCGGTTGAGTTTTCACCGCGCGCTGGATGGATTGTCCACTCGGCTGAAAATGGCCAAAAATTCGAAGATGTTGATCTATCAGAAGATGACTGGGTGGAATACGACCAGAAGAATAAAAATTCCGTGGGCGTATATGAATTTGCATCACAGTTTGTAAAGTTGAAGAAGTAA